From Magnolia sinica isolate HGM2019 chromosome 13, MsV1, whole genome shotgun sequence, one genomic window encodes:
- the LOC131223350 gene encoding probable disease resistance protein At1g61300: protein MNFISPVIEIVSRLLDPITQRIRYAVKLRVNIDSVKNAMNELIRVRDDVKAKVDIAERQLLVGKSHVKRWLESVEAIEREVNGMEEADQQMRRCLGNCRPNCWSGYKLSKSAAEKLTDVTELKRIGDSFDVVAEKPPPDVLEEQPSTSALGMDLMLEKVRGCLMEDRVGVVGIYGMGGVGKTTLLKKINNETTHGFNLVIWVVVSKEVNVGRIKKDIGKRLGLIREEDRSNEEILASDIHKALSKMKFMLLLDDIWQRLDLELVGIPRPSNQSKVVFTTRFENVCYEMKAEKKVKVECLGWKEAWDLFRENVGEEALNSCGDIPGRAEPIAKECGGLPLMLITIGRAMASKKTPEEWKHAITALRSSPSDISGTETEVFFRLKFSYDSLRDDIIKSCFLYCSLFPDDYDISKEDLIDYWIGEGFLDEWDEDFDSARNKGHDLIGTLKSACLLECASDEKTMVKMHDVIRDLALWISSECGEKKNKFLVKAGVGLREAPAIERWTEANRISLMENKIIEITETPTCPDLLTLMLQHTWSLSKMTNDFFQFMPHLKVLDLSRIRIEEIPAGIGNLIELQYLNLSYTLIKKLPEEIGCLTKLKHLDLNRCYSLDRIPREAISRLSRLKVLKLLKSEFWEGTEESVWFYLTEMEGLKWLSHLEITIETVHDLKRYLDSQKLPNLTRVLSIRLCKGMTTSTLLSSSFRAMMSIRSLQILHCKEMEEMMIGWDVEKEDDHSVSSLEWLSLWGLYNLNIIRVGGCIQNLCHINITYCPKLKSVTWILQLQNLKQITIQSCKGLEEVIGTSDVRIPVSEVCLKCLKILRLFFLPELTSICNHALAFPSLEMLVVSKCPKLKKLPIGLQRRNNPLKEIHGEKKWWDSLEWEEDGMKSNLLPLFKETI from the coding sequence ATGAATTTCATCAGCCCAGTCATCGAAATCGTATCTCGCCTGTTGGATCCCATCACTCAACGCATACGATATGCCGTCAAGCTCCGAGTAAACATCGATTCCGTGAAGAATGCGATGAACGAATTGATACGTGTAAGGGACGACGTGAAGGCAAAGGTTGATATTGCAGAAAGGCAGCTGCTGGTAGGCAAGAGCCATGTGAAACGGTGGCTAGAAAGCGTAGAAGCCATCGAACGAGAAGTGAATGGGATGGAGGAAGCTGATCAGCAAATGAGGAGGTGTCTTGGTAACTGTCGTCCGAATTGTTGGTCAGGCTACAAGCTCAGCAAGAGCGCAGCAGAGAAGCTGACAGATGTAACTGAGTTGAAGAGAATAGGTGATTCCTTCGACGTAGTGGCGGAGAAACCGCCCCCAGATGTTTTGGAAGAGCAGCCTAGCACTTCAGCTCTAGGCATGGACTTGATGTTAGAGAAGGTTCGTGGCTGCCTTATGGAAGATAGGGTGGGAGTCGTGGGGATATATGGAATGGGCGGTGTGGGGAAGACGACACTCTTGAAAAAGATTAATAATGAAACAACCCATGGTTTCAATCTGGTGATTTGGGTGGTGGTGTCTAAAGAAGTAAATGTGGGAAGGATTAAAAAGGACATTGGAAAGAGGCTTGGTTTGATCCGGGAAGAAGATAGAAGCAATGAAGAGATACTGGCTTCAGACATACACAAGGCCTTGAGCAAGATGAAGTTCATGCTACTGCTAGATGATATATGGCAGCGGCTAGATCTGGAGTTGGTCGGAATTCCTCGTCCAAGCAACCAGAGCAAGGTTGTTTTCACGACACGATTTGAGAATGTGTGCTACGAAATGAAAGCTGAGAAGAAGGTCAAAGTCGAATGCCTTGGGTGGAAGGAAGCATGGGATCTGTTTCGAGAGAACGTTGGTGAAGAGGCCTTGAATTCCTGTGGAGATATTCCGGGCCGTGCTGAGCCTATTGCAAAAGAATGCGGTGGTCTACCCCTTATGCTCATCACAATCGGGCGGGCCATGGCGAGCAAGAAGACACCCGAGGAGTGGAAGCATGCAATAACAGCTCTTAGGAGTTCACCATCTGACATATCAGGTACGGAAACAGAAGTCTTTTTCCGTCTGAAATTCAGTTATGATAGTCTTCGTGACGACATTATCAAATCCTGTTTCCTCTACTGTTCGCTGTTTCCGGACGACTACGACATCAGCAAAGAAGATCTCATTGATTACTGGATTGGGGAAGGATTCTTAGATGAGTGGGATGAAGATTTTGATAGTGCTCGAAACAAGGGCCATGACCTCATTGGAACCCTGAAGTCCGCATGCTTGTTGGAGTGTGCTTCTGATGAGAAAACAATGGTGAAGATGCACGACGTGATACGTGACCTGGCTTTATGGATATCTTCTGAATGTGGGgagaagaagaacaagtttcTGGTTAAAGCTGGAGTTGGATTGAGGGAGGCACCAGCCATTGAGAGGTGGACAGAGGCAAACAGGATATCTCTAATGGAGAACAAAATTATAGAAATAACAGAGACGCCAACGTGCCCCGACCTCTTAACCTTGATGCTCCAGCACACTTGGAGTTTGTCAAAGATGACCAatgatttttttcaattcatgccTCATCTAAAAGTATTGGATTTGTCACGTATTAGAATAGAAGAAATTCCAGCTGGAATAGGTAACTTGATTGAGTTGCAATATCTCAATCTGTCATATACTCTGATAAAAAAATTGCCTGAAGAGATCGGATGTCTGACGAAGCTGAAGCACCTGGATTTGAATCGATGTTATAGTCTTGACAGAATCCCTCGTGAGGCAATATCGAGGCTTTCTAGGTTGAAAGTGCTGAAACTGTTGAAGAGTGAGTTTTGGGAAGGAACAGAAGAGAGTGTTTGGTTTTATTTAACAGAGATGGAAGGGTTGAAATGGTTGAGCCATCTTGAAATCACTATAGAAACTGTACATGATCTTAAAAGGTATCTTGATTCTCAAAAGTTGCCGAACCTGACACGTGTTCTATCCATCAGATTGTGCAAAGGCATGACAACCTCCACCCTATTATCATCGTCTTTCAGGGCAATGATGAGTATCAGAAGTCTTCAAATTCTACATTGCAAAGAGATGGAAGAGATGATGATCGGTTGGGATGTGGAGAAAGAAGATGATCATTCGGTTTCGAGCTTAGAGTGGCTCTCCCTTTGGGGACTTTACAACTTGAATATCATTCGAGTTGGGGGATGCATACAAAACCTTTGCCACATAAATATTACTTATTGCCCCAAACTGAAGAGTGTTACATGGATTCTACAACTTCAAAATCTTAAACAAATCACGATACAAAGCTGCAAAGGATTAGAAGAAGTAATAGGTACAAGTGATGTCAGGATTCCGGTCAGCGAGGTTTGCCTAAAATGTCTCAAAATTCTGCGTCTCTTTTTCCTACCAGAATTAACAAGTATTTGTAATCATGCATTGGCTTTCCCTTCCTTGGAGATGTTGGTGGTGTCTAAATGCCCAAAGCTAAAGAAGCTCCCAATTGGTCTCCAAAGGAGAAATAATCCTCTAAAAGAGATCCATGGTGAGAAAAAATGGTGGGATAGTTTAGAGTGGGAAGAAGATGGAATGAAGTCTAATTTGCTTCCTCTTTTCAAAGAGACAATATGA